The sequence GTCTTCATGTGGGCCTTGAGCACCCTGCTCTGGTGAAAGCGCTGACTACAGGTGGGGCAGGGGTAGCTGTCACTCACGCCTTCTGCCTCGTCAGCATGCACGCTGGCAAGGTGGCGCCGGATTGCATTCCGCTCCACTGCAGAATATTCGCACAAGTGGCAACGGTGAAGCTTCTCACCTGCCTCACGGAGTCGATGTATGCGGAGCTTGCTCTTGCTGGTGAAGTAACGCTTGCAGGTGGGACACTGGAGGCTGGGGTCAGGAAAGTGTAAATGCAGGTGCTCTTGCAGGTGGGAGCGCATCTTGAAGCAGCGACGACACTTGGGGCAGGTGTGGGTGCGATAGGTGCGCTCTGATCCCTCCGCAAGGTACTCTGAGGGAAAAGGACATATGGAATTTTGCTATAGTGACACAGTTTGTGATAAAAGCAAGGATGACACGAAAATGTAAACTTGAGAGCTGGAGACCTAAACAGTGAGCTGACATTGAATTAAAAGCTCTGTAAAGCCTGTGCTCTGTGGGTCCTTTGCACCAACCAATTCCTTCAAAACTGTTCTCACATCATCATTGTAAATATTGATACAAGTATTGATAATAGCTGCTTaattgttttcttagttatgttctctgtattttatatgtttgtgttatgtgttatgtgtaacgttgctgccttcttggccaggtcagctttgcaaatgagattttatctcaatgcttttatctggttaaataaaggttaaataaaggttaaataaaaaaataaaaaatgtaatatctatcaaatcaagttttatttatatagcacatttaaaaagcgatttttggtcgagccaaagtgctgtacatgtaataaaaacactttactacatcacaataaaagacaataatttacaaaagaaatataaaaaacaaaaacacagggaaatgtcaggagtcgtgcgccgctctgactagaaggccagggagaagaagtgagtcttaagtgttgatttaaaaacctcTAGGGTCTGGGCCGCCCTCACaaggaggggcagagtgttccagagcctagggccagctgctgcgaaggctcggtgccctcgggttttaagcctggtcttgggcaatatcagcagcagctgatcagccgaccgtaaagctctggctggggggtagcgatggaggagttctgctatataggcaggagccagcccatttagggctttaaataaaaggagtttaaaactATATAGCTTTACATATGAGGACATTTCTTCTTAGCATGGGCTTTAGTTGCCCATATCAAATCCATTATTGAAAGGGTCTTTAAATTAAGCATACAGCTGTAGAGGCGCCATTGACAACAATTCTAATAGATGGGTAATAGGGTCCTGCTGAATGTGCCCCTGTAGGCCGACAATGCTATTGGACTTTGTTATTTGGAGCATTAATCACTCTTCACTATATATAATAACTACAATATCAACTGCTCACTCTGAAATATGAAGCCGTTTGGTGTGCGTACCTTTGGATGGAGGTGCTTCAGCGTCCGCTGCTGAAGGGTTGTCTCTTTTCACTGCTTTTCTCACTCTTTTCATATTTTGCCTTTGCCTCTCAGACTGTTCTTCATTCATATTGTCTGGTATCGATGATTCATAAGATGGGTCGGATATCAGTTTCCTTTTTGACCTGCTTGACATTTGGGGCTTGTGGCTTTCTTTAGTGCATACAGTAGTGGCTGAAGTGTCTTTACCTGTGGACAGATGTGCCAAGATGGTGAAAATCTATATCTCAGTGACACAGCTGAGTTTGTGTCACTGGCCATTATGGCCAACAAACCCATACatgtgctatttttgaaaacCAAGCACATGTTAATGTTCATTTTTGTAACATAACACCAATTCTTTATAGTGTCTGTGTTTACCTTGAGCGTTAGGTGGGAAATGCTCCGGGAGGTGGTCCCTCAGGTCTTTTAAATTGAACGTTACAAACTGACACTGAAAGCAGCCGAAGGGCATGTGGCCCTGCGAGTGTCTCTCCATCTCCTCATGTGTGAGGAATGAGTATTTGCAAGCCTTGAATGTGCAAGGAATAAGAGATAGACCATGGTGGGCTTGATATTCCTGACGTCCTGTGTTGCTGAAGTGGCAGCCTTGTTCACTGCAGGGGAGGGGGCCTTCAGGGTCATGTTGTCCACTGTGGATGCTTTTGAAGTGGCGTCTCAAGACACCTGGCTTGGAAAAGACCTCACTGCATTGAGAACACTTGTAGTTCCCCAATGGTTTATTGCTGGATGGAGTACATGTTTCAACTCGATTAGATTCCACGGTGGCCATTTTATCTGAAATAACAGTACATAATATAGTTTTGGAAGATTTTGAAACAAAGAAGACAAACATTTGTAACAGATCAATCTAAAATCATTATAAAGTGCACACTATAATCATATAGGTGAAGCGGTTTTTAGATTTCCAATTTCAAGCaaatctttatttattcagtGCCAAAATGAGTAGAATGGTAGAAACACAGTGGTTCTGTGAGGATTATTATGCATTCTAAGCACTTAATGGCTTGTAATATTATACATAATACTAAAACCTAGCACATGCTATACAAAGTACAAAATGACAGGGTGTTCAATTGGGATTCATGTGGACACTTGTGTCAGTTATCATAGGACCTATCATTTCGGTACAATCTAGCTCCAATAAGAGCTGCAGATAGGTGTAGATGGCGTGGATGGTCCGAAGGAACAATGGctctattatatatatattttttgtcaaaTGCAACATTAGGGCCTACTCATTCAATCAGAAACATATCTCAGATTTCCAATATTTGTACAGTTATTTAAGGTTAAAGTTAACACCCGTTAAATTATTTGAAGTCTCACAAGCCTACCTTTTTGGCGTTTAAAATGGTCAACACCAATATCTCttctgtgacctaagattttcatcgtcataactacactgtagctatgttcgtatgacacaATAAAAACCTTGAACGCGTTAAACTAAACTGTGCAAAGTACAGTATCTACAGTGACGTATCATTTATAAGCTTATAATCTAAAAGACGATTCATTGTGAGCAGTGgtgtaaataaacaaagtagatttactcaagtactgtacttaagtacaattttgagggtatttctaCACCACTACCATTCAGAggtttaccagctttgataacactttaatgcatatataattataaaacacatcatattattctgaaatgtacCAATCTGCATAATAAGTACTTTTGGTGCTTGTATATTGATTATACTATATTGACTATGATTTtgtattttacttgagtaacattttgaatggaagtcttttacttgtaacactgCAGAGTATTCCTACTGTACACTGTGGTTCTtctaagatctgagtacttcttaccCCCTCTGATTGTCAGTTCATTATCTACAAAATGCCACTACATGGTAAgacattattatttttctttccAAACTGAATGGGAACCTACTGCCTGGGCTTCCGCGGTCCATTCTATCTGGCAAACACAACATCAACCTTTACAGCCAACAGCATCCAGCTCGTGAAACCCATCTGAGTGTTAGTTAGGAACGTGTCTTCCTTAATACTGAGAGGTAGTAACCTAAATATCACTTACTTCTTTATGATGGTAGAAAGTGGTAATAATACGTTAACAATAACGCAGTTAACGTTAGCTAAGCTATCCTTAGTTAGCCTCTTGGTCGCAAACTGCTCATTTCTTAGTTCCTACGAGTCCTATAGGGTCGGTAAAGCTACAGAAAAATGCACACACGATGTTATTTATGGTCATATTTATCTTAGTCACAATAGCTTGCGTGCAACATTATTTTAAGATAACACTAACAGGGACACGGAATGAATGTTCGAAGGCAAGCGAGCAGTCGGAATTATATTTTCCGAACACAGGAAGTGTAGTAGAGGTCGCATTCATTCAAGTAGGTAGCTACGCATGTGGATTTTAGTTGGCTGTTTACACGACAAACCATAGCCTTTAAAACGGCAGTATGAGATGAAGACAAATAAGGCAACTCAGTAAGATGTtagcttattatttatttatatatgacCGAATTTATTATTAGAAAATAGCATCAAttggtatttattttataatatttCCATTTTGGGCATCAGGTCTTCAGCTACTCTCAGATGTATATCATACTATCAGTGTAGTCTCTGGATTGTCATCAAATGAGTTGGTCACACAGATCAGATGAGTTTGCACTTTGCCTGAAGGTGTGTGCTTATAAAAGGTTTTAAAACTACTATAGAGTGTGGTTCCACTGGGGCTGTGCAGACATCAGCATCATGCCCCTGTCAGACTTTCTGGACGGCCTGAAGGACAACCCTTACTTCGGGGCTGGGTTCGGACTGGTGGGGATTGGGACAGCCATGGCGGTGGCCAGAAAAAGCGCCCAGGTTGGGATGATCTTCTTCCGCAGGAACTACATGATCACTCTGGAGGTCCCCAGCAAGGATAAGAGCTACCACTGGCTGCTGAGCTGGATCACCAAACACGCCAAGCACACCCAACACCTGAGCGTGGAGACCTCCTACCTGGCCCATGAGAGCGGACGGGTTCACACGCAGTTTGACTTCCACCCGAGCCCCGGGAACCACATCATCTGGTCAGAAGAGTCCTTAATATACCTCCTTTAAATCAACTTTATATGGAAGGCCTGAGAGGCAAATTAGAAAAACACCTGGTGATGTATTTAGTAATTACTTTCTTTAATTCGTTTTCTCTCCAGTCTTTATTAAATCATGATTAACAGGCTAATGGGTTTGCCAGGTTAATCACTAATAGTATCTGAATAGTTTTTTTAATCTGTGAAACAGGTTGGGGGGATTTATTTTAACCAGGATTTATTTTCTAAATTATATGTGTTGTCTTTCTTTTAAAATTAATATGTGGAATGGGTAAAAAAAAGTAGGGCAGGTGTCATTTTGTTTGTTGATGTAATACCTAATCAGACCACTAGAGGCTGAAGTGCACCACTTCCTCATGTTCAAATAAGACTAAAACAcaagatacaaaacacatacaGTTTATTGTGTGTTAGAACGTTTTATAAAATTACTCTTGTCTTTATTTtcactttgaaatgttctgccaTTATGGAAAACATGAATGCTTTTAGTCTGTTAGAAAATAGGGTTCTGGTGTGTTTCAGTGGCAATTTGTTTTCTCAACCTATTCCACGGATGAAAACAATTAAGGAAGTtataagaaaaaaagaaactaACAAAACCTTTTTCTGATCATAAATACAGGAGAGAAAATAATTGAAATCAGACTTACAGTAGAAAAGTGTTTCACCAGTGTTTTTTTTCTCGCTTTCCTATCAGAGCTTCCATAACTTCAGCATGATACCAATATACTTAAACTGATAACCATTTGTACAGCTTTAATTCCGTTTCTATGGCTTCTCTCTGTCAACATTAAATCCTCTAACACTGTCAGGTGTTATCTTCTGCAGGTACGGCAGGAAGTGGATCAGGGTGGAGAGGACCAGGGAGAAGCAGATGGTGGATCTGCACACCGGCACCCCGTGGGAGTCTGTAACCTTCACTGCTTTAGGCAGGGACAGACAAATCTTCTTTAACATCCTACAAGAAGGTAAAGGTGTACGCagctctgcagtgtgtgtgcatataACAGATGCAGAATACTAGGTTTGTGTTGCGTCTCTTTTCCATTTCGAGGTGATTCAGTGCAGTTGTCTACAGTGGCGActcgtcattaggggcaggtgcacagccccacctagtgtcagcagaaagtaatgAAAATAATCATTCCAAAAATATGCAAAGAGAATACTTGTTAAAATATATTTCTAGATCATGTTtagtcatctgattcgtctgtacattgctgttttagtctgtgttcttctaattagtgtccacagtgtgcctattgagccgtGTTGAGCAATGTGGGGCAAGCTCCTCGCTCTGCTGTAGAAATGAATGGGTGCTGTAAAAACTActctgcgcatgctcagagtcttTTTGTATTCAATGTGTGcggcaaaaaaaaaatcaccagtggtgcATAGTGCTGGCAACCCCACCAAAACGTAATCTCATAGTTCAGAGagttgattggctgtaagtacgtgtgccgcgaaaagtgtagatctgaagaggagacgagagagagcaACATATAGCGATtataactagagaatgcaattcctgaagaaattgctagtgggaatgctttatgctgaaaatctcacgctaaactgctatgctgaaatgtaatgtgtaagaagaaagtgaagaattgagattgaaatgatacatgaacactgggggcttgaatgtgtgatgagagaagaaaagaaagtaaaaaggcttggaaaagcagcagaatatttgaactgcaaacttctgaactaacttgatggcgaatgatctgtcgccatggcaacggcatttgatgacaccccataatacgcttagatgcgttgatggctgcatcgttaccaaacctgaaGTTATGACGAGTTAACTtcagtttcactgaagttatgacgagcattgtgttgccattaggggtgcaacaactaatcgacttaatcgattaaaatcgattaccaaattagttgccaactaattcagtcgtcgattcgttggtgacgtcatcacgtgtgttttacgccccgttaagctctaactttattggtctttgtatcggtacaaagacatttaaaaaagatatgtcatgtattattgctacaaagacattatatcacagtcttagtgtcgccaactcgtttctaatatgcaaaaagacaaacaaatgcgtctatgatgtattttcgatctttctctcccccgcctgcttgcgagggggcggggcagtttacacacgggcagctgcaacatgcagcagccagcaacacacacacacgtgggagatggcggagagaacgcgctccgaggtggttacACTTTatccgtctcgatgtggagaatgctcgttaccaaaagtggaataagagtttagcatgtaagggcggtaacacgagctatttgtctaaacatttagcaaaagtgctccacatccagacggaggaatgcaccgggttcgactgtctttctagtagctctgtagccccgtccacgagtaacgttttcacgtcaggtgttatgtatgctagcagcaacacacggttctaactacattatacaaacataatgattagaggtaacagagttatttgcggacttttggtgacagagccttcagtgtggcatcccccaccctctggaactctctcccccccgaaatccgcagcgccccaaccctggacattttcaaaaaagccctcaaaacgcacctttttaccaaggctttccccactgtatagttagtttaataggtttatttgtccgctacttcccccccccacccccttaacctgtctgcctttttccccctactccccccccccccccccccctacccgacttgtacagcgaccttgggtttcctgaaaggcgctataaaaatattatatattattattattatttagtttgttaaagtttcagctattctgtttacagttctgtcatcagattatttaatacgatttgttaaaacactgttgtttcttttgatgtgaaatattatttatttaatttgaataaaaaacaatgttagttttgttcacaatttaagttatttcaataatatatgtattttggaatcaagtattcatctttattgtcttcattgttagtttccacatgcctaaaacaacctcaagctaaatctaaaagttgatggctaaataagagcgtttgagaaattgtgcaaggcatacagtaatagtccgaatagtcgattaatcgtttcattaatcgatagattaatcgattatcaaattagtcgtttgttgcagccctagttgccatggcaacgacatttgaagaaatctccaaactgtcccgtagatgtcttcacggctggactgttagcacacatgtgaagtttgagcactttttgagcatttgcataggagttatagcgacatcatgttttatggcgaggaaacgcatatggtgagatctcagaattggcgtagagctgttgaggcatggacaggtgatatacaagtgaagattgggggacggcgagtggtctgtcgccatggcaacgacatttgatgacaccccatactccgcttagatgcgttgatgactgcatcgttaccaaacctgtgaatttctgggctgtttggagtattttcactgaagttatgagaaaaccgtgtttcacggcgagcattgtgttgccatggcaacggcatttgaagaaatctcaaaactgtcccgtagatgtcttcatggctggactgttagcacacatttgAGGTTTGAGcagtttttgaacattttcataggagttatagcgacatcatgtgttatggcgagggatgcgtttccatggaaacggcatacggtGAGATCCCAGATTTGgcttggagctgttgaggcatggaccggtgatatacaagggAAGATTaggggacgattggaccgtgtcgaTTGGACTTACAGCAACATCCTGTTTCATGGCGAGttgtctgtcgccatggcaacggcatttgatgacaccccataatacgcttagatgcgttgatggctgcatcgttactaaacctgtgaagttttgggctgtttggagtattttcactgaagttatgagaaaaccgtgtttcaaggcgagcattgtgttgaagAAATCtccaaactgtcccgtagatgtcttcacggctggactgttagcacactgctatctgaagtctgctgctctgagtaTTTCAGTTGGAGTattgacatcatcgtgttccattgcacaggtgtttatagttgagctaacgaggtgtgcagagatcaaaggtttccattgttctgaatgagagatgaacctcttacatgtgaacgttttgtggaagaaccgtaacagatatctgtgacatttcaaaacgtgaagcatgtcaaggaagttgagtatctgaagtgtaatttttgtgtactttcgggtcaaTAATATGGCCTTTTtagcagtttaactaaaggtgtgcggctgctgccgtgaggaaatatcagcctgaaattacaatgggctttaatggagacatgttgaaagtttttgtcacttcatgacctcaagaggcattttgtttaattatttttgcttaattatttgtcatttctCAAGCTACAAGATGCTTTCCTAAGTTtgtcatgaaaaattatgtctcaggaatgtagggtttggaaattatggcagttttaaaaaaatatatgaaggcacatttcaagattttctaccctctagctgtgacatcacgcactctagttaatgttaaaatctgaagaaaacctctaaaacaaggtctgaacaaatgttaatatctctaaaagtaagaatcagatttaaaagttattttacacgaataatgtcagaaagatgtgtaacattttaaagttagaatgaggtttctgagtgaaagtatgaatgaacagttagcagttgaattcGCATGAAGATTAGTTGAAGTCTGAAGACttcctccattgacttcaatgttaaaaatgtgatgaattatgggatgtatctctggaattatgaaagttatgaataagaaaagtaatagccatcgattcccgaccaagctaaacgttttgatgtttgaacggagtttctgcgatgttcaatgcgggaggagaagagggccaaaatCCCGGCAGAATAATAATGATAAACTTTTTGTGCATAGAATAACAGTTAGATGGAATGCTGTATCAGCACTAAATCAGTAAAACGGAAAGAAAAGGAATGAAGTTGACCATCTACTTCAGCTTTGGTAAGTTCATGTTATGTCATATATTTTGTTgatcctccccctcctctctctatCGGAACCATGGATAGCCTACAGCTATTTGTTCATGCGTTTAAAAAAGCACCAGAAGCTTATTAATACACATCGAAGTTGTTCATTCcacaccacttttgtacatataaaaacgccactggttGTCTATCATGTTTTGCAGCGAGGGAATTGGCCATGAAGCAGGAAGAGGGACGGACAGTGATGTACACAGCCATGGGCGCCGAGTGGAGGCCATTTGGGTTTCCGCGGCGACGCCGACCCCTCAGCTCTGTGGTGCTGCAAGAGGCCGTGGCCGAACGAATCGTAGACGATGTGAAGGAGTTCATCGGAAACCCCAAGTGGTACACAGACAGAGGTGGGATATTCGCTCAGCGCTTAAGGAAGCAGTGTTTGAGTGATTTATCTTTCTGTTGCCTGGTTATATAATTCATGGTTTCTTTCATTGTTGTCTATAAAGTCCTTCTTGTTGGGCATTCACTGACATTAACAACATTTAAGACTCTTGTTATGCAAGTTCAGTTTCCTATATGCACTTGAATGCATCAACTGAGAATTATATAAAAAGATGATTAAGTTAATTAATTATTTCTGTGGACAATATTTTTTCCAATTTTGTAGAAATTATTTTTCATCCTAAATACTTGTTATGTTTTGCATCTATTgcaacaaatatactaagtttttaaatagaaaaaacatttattaaacAGAAGGAGCATTTTAGTTTTGAGTTTTTTCATTTTTGTGTCAATGCAGGATTTTTGTAATGCTCCGTTGTTTATCacatgaaagttatgaatataTTGTCACAACATTCAAAAGCGAATGTATCTTATATATGTTCTTTCTAATTTTACATGTTtttgaaaaaaagtaaaaaaaaaggaattcaCCTTTTACTGTGTTCTGTAAGATCATGCTTCTAT is a genomic window of Pseudochaenichthys georgianus chromosome 21, fPseGeo1.2, whole genome shotgun sequence containing:
- the bcs1l gene encoding mitochondrial chaperone BCS1; the protein is MPLSDFLDGLKDNPYFGAGFGLVGIGTAMAVARKSAQVGMIFFRRNYMITLEVPSKDKSYHWLLSWITKHAKHTQHLSVETSYLAHESGRVHTQFDFHPSPGNHIIWYGRKWIRVERTREKQMVDLHTGTPWESVTFTALGRDRQIFFNILQEARELAMKQEEGRTVMYTAMGAEWRPFGFPRRRRPLSSVVLQEAVAERIVDDVKEFIGNPKWYTDRGIPYRRGYLLYGPPGCGKSSFITALAGELGYSICLMSLSDRSLSDDRLNHLLSVAPQQSIILLEDVDAAFVSRDLLPTENPLAYQGMGRLTFSGLLNSLDGVASSEARIVFMTTNFIDRLDPALIRPGRVDLKQYIGNCTHGQLTQMFWRFYPEEPASEADRFAEQVLAVHSEISAAQVQGHFLLHKMDPAGSIDNVAQMK